CTTCACCTTCGTCTGCCCGACCGAAATCGCCGCCTTCGCCAAGCTGAACAAGGACTTCGAGGACCGCGACACCGTCGTGCTCGGCGGCTCGACCGACAATGAGTTCACCAAGCTGGCCTGGCGCCGCGACCACGCCGACCTGAACAAGCTGCCGATGTGGCAGTTCGCCGACAACGGCGGCAAGCTGGCCCGCGCCCTGGGCGTGCTGGACGAAGAAGAAGGCGTGGCCCTGCGCGCGACCTTCGTCGTCGATCCGCACAACGTCGTCCAGCACGTCTACGTCACCAACCTGAACGTGGGCCGCTCGCCGGAGGACACCCTGCGCGTCGTCGATGCCCTGCAGACCGACGAGCTGTGCGCCTGCAACCGCCCGGTCGGCGGCGAGACCCTGGCCGCCTGATTACAGATCCAGGCCAGGCCCGGACCGCGTGAGTAGGGTCCGGGCCGCTGCTCGAAAGGGCGGCGGCGGGCGACTGTCGCCGCCTTTTCTCTGCCTGACGCTTCCCCCGGGCGGCGGTCGGGCGCCCCGAGGTCGGCGCGCCGAGCGCGCGACGCCTCTCACCCCCTCAAGGAGAGTTTCCATGTCCATCGACACCCTGCGCGACCTGATCCCGGCCTACGGCAAGGACATCTCGCTGAACCTGTCCTCGCTCGCCAACGAGACCGTGCTGAACGACCAGCAGAAGTGGGGCTGCTTCCTGGCCTCGGCCCACGCCATCGGCGTCGCCCCCGTGGTCAAGGCCATCGAGGCCCAGGCCGCGACCATCCTGTCGCCCGAGGCGATGACCGCCGCCAAGGCCGCCGCCGCCATCATGGGCATGAACAACATCTACTACCGGTCGCTGCACCTGATGAAGAACCAGGAGTACACGACCCTGCCGGCCAAGCTGCGCATGAACGTCATCGCCAATCCGGGCGTCGAGAAGCTGGACTTCGAACTGTGGTCGACGGCCGTCTCGGCCATCAACGGCTGCGGCGCCTGCATCGACGCCCACGAGGGCGAACTGCGCAAGCACGGCACGCCCAATGTCCAGATCCAGGCCGCCCTGCGCATCGGCGCCGTGGTCCACGCCGTCAGCCGCATCATCGCCTCGGAGACCGCGCTGGCGGCCTGAAGGCATCGACCTTGAGACGAGGAAAAGGCGCGGAGCGATCCGCGCCTTTTTGCTTCCTGCTCGTTGCCTTCGCTCTTGAGCGGCCCGGCTCAGTCAGCGCCGTCGTCTTCGCCCTGGGCGGTCAGTTCGCGCATCAGGTCCAACACCAGCTTCTGCTGGCGCGAGGACAGGCGCGGGGCCAGGCGGCCGATCTCGATCGTCTGGCGGGTGGCGGGAAAATCATGCTCGAAGGGCTGGGCCTGCAGCTCGGCCATGCCCGGCTGGGGCGCGGCGACCAGCCCCTCGAAGAAATAGCCGATGTCGACGCGAAAGAAGCGGGCGATGTCCCAAAGCTTGGACGCCGAGATGCGGTTGGCGCCCTTCTCGTACTTCTGCACCTGCTGAAAGGTGACCCCCAGCGCCCGGCCCAGTTCGGTCTGGTTGAACCCCAGGGCGATGCGCTTCTCGCACACCCGGCGCCCGACATGACGGTCCACCATATGGGGCCCCTCCGCCCCGAAATCTCCGACCATAATCCACCCTCGTCCCGTTCACTGTCCGACATGCCGCCCCCCCGCGGTTCATGTCATGTGAATTCGTGTCACAGGGGCGCCTGTAGGGGAGGGCGCCCGACTGATCAACGGCCAAGCTTGGCTTTTCCGGCGCGACGCCGTCCGGCGATGAGCATCAGGGTCAGGGCGACGGCGAACGGCAGGTCGCCCCAGCGCCCGTAAGGCGTCGGCTCCGCCGCCTGCGGCAGGCGCACGTCGATGACCCCGGCGTGACCGGGATCCAGCCGCTTGCCCTCGACGATGCGGCCCCAGGGATCGATCATGGCCGAGACGCCCGTCGGCGTCGCCCGCGCCATCGGCAGGCCGGTTTCGATGGCGCGATAGCTGGCCAGGTTGAGGTGCTGGCGCGGCCCGGACGTCGCCCCGAACCAGGCGTCGTTGGAGACATTGACGATCCAGGCCGGTCGAGAGGCCGCCGTCGCCGGAGTGAAACCGGGATAGAGGCTTTCGTAACAGATCAGCGGCTGGGCCGGGGGGGCGTTGACCAGGCTGATCGGCGCCGGCGCCGGTCCGGCGCTGAAATCCGCCGGAACGTGCACCAGGCTGCGCACCCCGATCTTGCCCATCAGATCGCCCATCGGGAGGTATTCGCCAAAGGGCACCAGCCGGTGCTTGTCATAGACGGCGCCGATGCGCAGGCCCGCCGCCCCCTCGTCGTGCAGGGCGAACAGGCTGTTGTAGTAGCGCGCGCCCGTCTCGGCGCTCGGATCGGGCTCGCCCCGGCTCAGGCCCGCCAACAGGGTCTGTCCGGTCTGCAAGGCGGCCGCCACGGCCTGGGCGTCGCGCGTCGCGAACAGGTCGTTGGCCGTGGTCGGCAGGGCGCCTTCGGGCCAGATCACCACGTCGGGCAAGGCCGCGCCCGGCTGGGCGGTCAGCTCAAGATAGCGGCCCAGAATGGCGTGGTAGGCCTCGGGGCTCCACTTGTAGTCCTGAGGGATGTCGGCCTGGACGATGCGGACCAGGGTCGGGGTCTCGCTGATCCGCGCCGAGGCCAGCCGCACGGCGCCGAAAGCGAACAGGCCGACGAGGGCCAGCACGCCCAGCCCCGCCGCGATCAGGCGCGGCCGCCGGGCGCCGGGGTCGGCCAGGGGAGCGAAGGCGGCGGCGGCCGCCACGGTGACCAGGCCCAGCCCATAGACCCCGACGACCGAGGCGAACTGCGACATGGCCGAGCCCGCCGTCCAGCCTGCCCCTGCCGGGTTCCACGGAAAGCCGGTCAGCACATGGCCGCGCGTCCACTCCAGCAGGGCGAACAGGGCCGCGAACAGCAGGACCCGGCGCACGCCGACCGGCGCGAAGCGGCGATAAAGGGCCGTCGCGGCGCCCCAGAACAGGCCCATGCCGGCGGGCAGCAGGCTGGCCGCGAAGGGGGCCATCCAGGCCTGGGCCGGGTTGACCAGAAAGGCTTCAGCCACCCACCAGCAGCCGATGAAGAAATAGGCGAAGCCGGCCAGCCAGCCGACCCAGAACGCCCCCTTGAGGCTGGCCGAGCGATCGGACAGCAGCAGCAGCAAGGGATAGCCCAGGAGACCGGGCAGGAGGTGGAACGGCGGATGGACCAGGGCCGCTCCCGCCCCGGCGGCGAGCGCCAGGCTAACGCGGCCCCAACGATACGACAGAAGCCCCTTGTAGCGGGCGGCCAGCGCCCCGCTCATGCGGCGCCCTCATGTTCGGCCGCATAGGGGTCGGCGACGCCGAGTTCGGCGAGGATCTCGCGCTCCTCGGCCTCCATCTCCTCGGCCTCGGCGTCGTCCTCGTGGTCGCGGCCCAGCAGGTGCAGCACGCCGTGGACGACCAGGTGGCTCAGATGGTCGGACAGGGTCTTGCCCTGGGCCTGCGCTTCCGCCGCGCAATAGGCGTGGCCCAGCACCACGTCGCCCAGGTGCGGAAAGGCGCTCTCGGCCGCCGGAAACGACAGGACGTTCGTCGGCCGATCCTTGTCGCGGAAGCGGGCGTTCAGATCCTGCACCGCCGCGTCGTCGGCCAGGAGCACCACCACGTCGCCCTCGACCGCGCCCAGGGCCGCCGCGGCCGCGCGCTCTGCGACCGCCGCCGCCTCGGGCAGGGCCTGGGTCCAGGCCTCGCTCTCGATCTCGACCTCGATCATCCGGCGTCCTCCTCAAGGTCGGGGAAGGGGCGGCTGCGCGCCGCGTCGGCGTCATAGGCGCGCACGATGCGCTCGACCATGGCGTGGCGCACCACGTCCTCGGACTTGAACTGCTGCACGCCGACGCCCTGCACGTCCTTGAGGATGCGCAGGGCGTGGGCCAGGCCGGAATCGCGCGGGTTCAGCAGGTCGACCTGCGACGGATCGCCCGTCACCACCATGCGCGCCCCCTCGCCCAGGCGGGTCAGCACCATCTTCATCTGCATCCGCGAAGTGTTCTGCGCCTCGTCGACGATGATGAAGGCGTGGCTCAGGGTGCGGCCGCGCATGAAGGCGATGGGGGCGGCCTCGATCTCGCCCTTCTCGCGGCGGCGGCGCACATCGTCGACGCCCAGGATGTCGTTCAGCGACTCCCAGATCGGGGCCAGATAGGGATCGACCTTCTCGTTCAGGTCGCCCGGCAGGAAGCCCAGCTTCTCGCCCGCCTCGACCGCCGGGCGGGTGATGACCAACCGGTCCACCTGCCCCCGCTTCAGCAGGGAGGCGCCGTAGGCTGCGGCGAGGAAGGTCTTGCCCGTGCCCGCCGGACCGACGCCGAAGGTCAGGTCGCAACGGCCCAGCATCTCCAGATAGCGGGCCTGGGAGGCGGTCTTGGGCGCGATGGCGCCGCGACGGCCGACCGGCAGGGCGGCGCCCTCGGGCACGCTGCGGCCCGTGCTGCGGCCCGCCGGTTCCGGACGCGGCTGGGTCACGGCGGCGCCGAGCGCGGTGCGCACGTCGGCCTCGGTGATCTCGGCCCCCGCCTCGGCCCGGTTGGCCAGGGCCTCGATGACCCGGCGCGCCTGGGCGCGGTCGCGGGTCGAGCCGTTGATCGACACCCCGCCGCCCGGCGTCTCGACCAGCACCTTGAAGGCGTCCTCGATCAGGGCCAGGTGGCGGCTCTGCGGCCCGATGACGGCGCGCAGGGCCGCATCGCTGAGGGACAGGAACTCGGACTCTCGCGCCATGAAGGCTCCTTGTTGAACCCCTGTCGCCTCGCGCGCGACGCGAGGCTGCTTGAGGGGCCTTCTTAAGTGTTCCTATCGCCTTGCGCGCGGCGCAAGGCTGCTTGAGGAACGGTAACGTCAGGGCCTCTCACGACGCGCGCGTTTGAGAGAAACCCGTCAGGTCGTCGGGATCAGGCGGCCAGTCAGGCTGTTCTGCTGGCCGCTGAGGATCTCGACCGGAACGATCCGGCCGATCAGTTGATCCGCGTCGTCGACGTGGACCGATTGCAGATAGGGCGAGCGGCCGATGGCCTGGGCGCCGTGGCGGCCCTTCTTCTCGAACAGCACCGGCAGGACGCGCCCGGCCAGCGATTGGTTGAAGGCGACCTGCTGCTCGGTCAGCAGGGTCTGAAGGGCGTGCAATCGCTCCTTGGCCACGGCGTCCGGGACCTGGGCCGCCATGGTCGCGGCGGGCGTGCCGGGGCGCGGCGAGTACATGAAGGAGAAGGCGCTGGCGTAGTTGACCCGCCGCACCAGATTCATGGTGTCCTCGAAATCGCGATCCGTCTCGCCGGGGAAGCCGACGATGAAGTCGCCCGACAGCGCCATGTCCGGCCGGGCCTCGCGGATGCGGTCGATCAGGTCGAAATATTTCTGACGCCCGTGCTTGCGGTTCATCAGGCGCAGGATGCGGTCCGAGCCCGCCTGCACCGGCAGGTGCAGATAGGGCATCAGGGCGTCCAGTTCGCCGTGCGCCGCGATCAGGTCGTCCGACATGTCATTCGGGTGGCTGGTGGTATAGCGGACGCGCTCGATGCCGGGGATCTCGGCCAGGGCGTAGGCCAGTTTCGCCAGCGTGAAAGGTTTACCGTCCGGGCCTTCGCCGTCATAGGCGTTGACGTTCTGGCCCAGCAGGGTGACTTCGCGCACGCCCCGGTCGGCCAGGGCGCGGGCCTCGTCCAGCACCGCCGCGACCGGCCGCGACCACTCGGCGCCGCGCGTATAGGGCACGACGCAGAAGGTGCAGAACTTGTCGCAGCCTTCCTGCACCGTCAGGAAGGCGGTGACGCCCTCGGTCCCGCGCGTCGCGGGCAGGGCGTCGAACTTCTCATTGGGGGCGAAGTCGGCGCCGATGCGCTCGCCGCGCGCCCGCGCCGTGCGGGTCAGCAGCTCCGGCAGCTGGTGATAGGCCTGGGGCCCGACCACCAGATCGACCGCCGGCTGGCGCTTCATGATCTCCTCGCCCTCGGCCTGGGCGACGCAGCCTGCCACGGCGATGGTCATGGCCCCTGCGCCCGCCGCCGCCTTCTCCTCCTTCATCTGCCGCAGCTTGCCGAGCTCGGAATAGACCTTCTCGGCCGCCTTCTCGCGGATGTGGCAGGTGTTCAGGATCACGAAGTCGGCGCCTTCGGGCGTATCCGTCGGCGCATAGCCCAGAGGCCGCAGCACGTCGGCCATGCGTTCCGAGTCATAGACGTTCATCTGGCACCCGTAGGTCTTGATGAACAGGCGCTTGGGCGCGGCCCCGCCTTCCGGCGCGCCGCCGTCCTCCAGGACGGGCGTTTGGAGCGTATCGGTCATGCCCGGCTTATGATCGCCGAAACCGGCGACGGCAAGCGGCGACCCCGGTCAGGCTCAGGCGGGATCAGTCTTCGACCTCGTCGCGCGGGCGGCGCTTGTAGATCAGGCCCTCGCGCTCGACCGGCTCGGCGCCGGGGATGACGTGGCCGTAGAGCTCCAGCTTGTGACCGACCAGCTCATAGCCCAGCTTGCGCGCGATCTCGGTCTTCAACCGTTCGATCTCGGCGTCGAAGAACTCGATGACCTCGCCGGTCTTGGTGTCGATCAGGTGGTCGTGGTGGTCGTCGCCAGCCTCTTCGTAGCGGCTGCGGCCGTCGCCGAAGTCGTGCTTCTCGACCACGCCCGCCTCTTCGAACAGGCGCACAGTGCGATAGACGGTGGCGATGGAGATGTGCGGGTCGATCGCCGAGGCGCGGCGATACAGTTCTTCCACATCGGGGTGGTCTTCGGCGTTCGACAGGACGCGGGCGATCACCCGACGTTGCTCGGTCATGCGCATGCCGCGCTCGGCGCAGAGTTTTTCGATCCGGTCCATGCGGCGAAGATAGGCCGGACCGTCGCCTTATGGAAGCTATCGAGGAAAGTTCAGGACCAGCGTCAGCGCGTCCTCGCGGCGACCGTCCGTATGCGAATAATAGCCGCGCCTGCGGCCCATCTCGACGAACCCGCAGCGGGCGTAAAGCGCGCGGGCGGCGGCGTTGCCTTCAGCCACCTCCAGGAACATCCGTTCGGCCCCCAGGGCGGCGGCGCGCACCACAGCCGCCTCGACCAGACGCCGGCCCAGGCCCGCCCGGCGCGACGACGGCCGCACGGCCAGGGTCAGGATCTCGGCCTCGTCGGCCACGACGCGGATCAGAATGAAGCCGTCCGCCTCGGCCACGGCGAACACGCCCGGCGAGGCCAGAAGCTCGGCCAGCGCCGCCGCGTCCCACGGCGCCGCGAACGCCTCGGCGTGGATCGCCGCCAGGCGAGCCGGGTCGGCGGGCGGGAAGAGCGGATCGCTCACGCGGCGGGCTGGCGCGGCTGGCCCGGCAGGCGGCTGGGCGGGGTGGCGTCGGGCGCGCGCAGATAAAGGGGCTGGGGCGGCGCCGTCGCCGGATCGGCGGCCAGGGCCAGGGCGGCGATCGCCTCGACCGCCGGGGCGGGCAGGGGATGCAGGATCGCATCCGCCAGCTCGGGGAAGGCCTCGGCCAGGACGGCGGCGCCGCTGCCGACCAGGGTGGGCGCGGCCTCGCCCGCCTCGGCCCGGATGCGGTCGCGCGCCGTCTCCCGCGGCAGGGCCTCGGCCTGGCCCAGGGGCGCGCCGTCGCGGAACAGGCGCGCATAGACCTGGCCCCTTCGGGCGTCGATCACGGCGGCGACCAGTCCATCCGCCGGGACCGAGGCGGCCAGGGCGTCCAGGGTCGAGATCCCGACCACGGGCCGGTCCAGCGCCGCCCCCAGGCCCAGGGCGAAGGCCAGGCCGACGCGCAGGCCGGTGAAGGAGCCCGGCCCCACCGTCACCCCGATGCGTTCGATCCCGTCGAAGCCGCCCGCCTCGGCCGCCGCGTCGCGCGCCAGGCCGCCCAGCCGCTCCTGATGCCCCTTGGCCATGACCTCGACGCGCACGCCCAAGGGCTGGGGCGGGGCAGGGGGCAGGGCGCCCGGCTCGCCCGCGAACACCCCGGCGGCGCAGGCGCCCAGCGCCGTGTCGATGACCATGATCTTCATGGCCCTGTCCCTAATGCGAAATCGGCGCGGATGCGACCGCTTCCAGCGTCGGATCGGCGGCTCAGGCCCCCGCCATGGCCTGGGCGACGCGGGTCAGGGCGCGTCGCGCCCCGGCGTCGGCGATGCGGGCGAAGGCTTCGGCCAGGCCGCGGCCCTCGGCGCTGGTCAGGACGGGATGCACCAGGTCGACCTCGGCCGCGCTGCTCGGCCGCGCCGGAAAGAAGTCGGCCACTGAACAGCCCAGGGCGGTCGCCGCCTGATGCAGGCGCGAGGCCGACACCCGGTTCGCGCCGGTCTCATACTTCTGAACCTGCTGGAAGCTGATCCCCAGCTCCCGCGCCAGGGCCGTCTGGGACAGGCCCAGAGCCGAGCGCCGGGCGGCGATGCGCAGGCCGACGGCCTGGTCGATGTGACAACTGCGACGCGACATGGAGCCCTCCATTTGCAACCGCAGCGTTTCACGCCGTCGCATCAATTGCAACTATTTTGTTTCATTCCTCGTCAAGGCGCGCAGTGATCGCCGACACGGACCGCACCTGGGCGCGCGGAATCCGCTCGCTCCGGTCCAGGCCGCCCGCGCCGCCGACCACCACCTCGACGTCGTCGGCATGGTCGTAGAGACGGACGCGAAAGGCGCCGTCGTCCAGCTGGATCACGCAGCCCTGGCCGCGCCGGGGCCAGCGTCCGACGACATATTCCAGCACCGTGCCGGCGGCGGCCCAGGGGGCCAGCTCGTCGGTCTCCAGCCGCAGCCGCCGCGTCAGGCGCGGCGCAGCCGCGAAGGCGCGGCCGCGCGCGGAAACGTCTTTGACGGCAAGGGGTTCGGACGACGCCGGCGGCGCGCCCGGCGTGTGCAGGGCCAGGGCCTCGGGCGTGGCGTCCAGGGCGCCGGTCAGGCGGCGCTGGACGTCGGGACGAAAGAGGCCCGGGCGCCTGCCGGCCTCATAGAGGCCCCAGCCCTGGCTCGTCATGCCGATCCTTTGACCGGCCTCGGCCTGGCTCAGGCCGCGCTCGCGGCGCAAGGCGGCCAGGGCCTCGCCCAGGGCCCGCGCTTGGGAGATGTCGTCCGACGAACCGCTCATGGCCGCATCATGCCCGAGGGCGAACCGCGATACGAGCGTTTCATGTGAAACAACGCGTCTCTCCTCCCCATGAAATGGGGAGGAGAGGGGCGCCGCCCTCAGACGACCTGTTCGACGCTGGTCACTTCGGGGATGTAGTGGCGCATCATCTGCTCGACCCCGGCCTTGAGCGTGGCCGAGGAGGAGGGGCAGCCCGAACAGGCGCCGCGCATGCGCAGGCGCAGCACCCCGGTCGCCTCGTCGAAATGGTCGAACAGGATGTCGCCGCCGTCCTGGGCCACGGCCGGGCGGATGCGGCTGTCGAGCAGGCCCTTGATCTCGGCGACAATCTCCGTGTCCTCGGCAGCGTCGTCCGACGCCGTCTCGCCGGCCCGCACCAGGGGGGCGCCCGAGACGAAATGATCCATGATGACCGACAGGATCGGGGCCTTCATCTCGCCCCAGCCCGGCCCGTCGGGCGCGCGCGTCACCGAGACGTAGTCGGCGCCGAAGAAGACGCCCTCGACCCCTTCCAGCTCGAACAGAGCCTCGGCCAGGGGCGAGGCGGCGGCCGCGTCGATAGAGCGGTATTCCAGCGCTCCCTGCGGCGCGACCTCGCGACCGGGCAGAAACTTCAGGGCGTTGGGGTTGGGCGTGGCTTCGGTCTGAATGAACATGGGGCTGAGATGCGCCCTGCAGCGCGCCGGTTCAAGGGGGCGTTCCGCCTCAAGGCTCGCGCTCAATCGACGCTCAGCAGCAAGCCGCCGCGCGGCCAGCGGTAGAGCCCAAAATCAAGCCAGGTCTTGAATTTCCGCCTCGGTCAGTTCGCCGGGCACGACGGTCACGGGCAGTTTGCGGCCCGCGAAGGCGCCGCCCTGCTTGATGACGGCCGAAACCAGGGGGCCGGGGCCGCGCGAGCCGATCCCGGCGGCCAGGATCAGAATCTTGATGTCGGGGTCGGCCGCCACGGCCTTGCGGATCGCATCCTGGGGGTCGCCCTCCTCTATCAGATAGACGGGCGGCGCGCCCGAGGTCTCGGCGACCCTCTCGCCCAGCCGCGTCAGCAGCGCCTCGGCCTCCTCACGCTGCTGGCGGCGGATTTCATCGCGGACGCCGGACCAGTGCTCGTCCGATCCGCCGGGCAGGGCGCGCAGCAGCACCACATGGCCTCCGGTCGAGCGCGCCCGGCGCGAGGCGTAGGCCAGGGCGGCGCCCAGCTCGGGACTGTCGTCGACGACGACAAGGAACTTCCTGGGCATGGGCCCTCCGGTTCACTGAACAGCGGGCGCCACCTAAACCGACCCCGCCTCAAACGCCAAGGCCCGCCCGCCTCGTCGAATGACGAAACGGACGGGCCCTGATTTTACCAAAGCCGCCAATAGCACTCCAGAAAAGCGCTCAAGCAGCGAGCCGCCGCGCGGCGAGCGTTAGCGCGTGACGCCGGGCGGCAGCCCGGCGTCACCTCACTTAGGAAGCCGAAGCCAGCACCTCGCGGATGGCGCCGTTGGCGATGGTCAGCTTGGCGAAGGTCCAGCCGGAGCCCGAGGTCTCGATCTCGTCGACCGAGCCGCGCAGGGCCTCCACCTGATCCATGCGGGCGCCGATCCAGGCGTCGACCGCCTGTTCCGCGCTGTCCTGGCCGGCCCCGGCCGCCTGGGCCGAGGCCTTGGCCACGGCGCGGGTCAGCTGCTGCTGCTCGGTCATCAGGTCCTGGATCAGGCGACGCACCGCCAGGCGATCGAAGTGATCAGCCGAGGGCACCGAGCCGGCCGCCACGCGCAAGCGGTCGAAGTCGAAGGCGGCGCCGACCTGGTGATAGACGCGGGCCATGGCCGGGGCGTCCCAGCCCAGCTCGTTCGCCAGGTCGCCGATGTCGGCCGTGGCCACCATCGGACGCAGCATGGCGATGTCGCGGGCCAGCTCTTCGGGCGCGCCCAGGCCGATGAAGGTCTGGACCCGGTCTTCGTAGCGAGCGTGCTCATAACGCGACAGCACCGCGGGGCCCGCCGCGCGCAGGGCGTCGGCGGCCGGCTGGTAGGCGGCGATCATGCCGCCGACCGTCGTCTCGGTGCGGGCCGCGCGGCGCGCGAGCCAGAAGGTCTGGCGGCGCAGGACCAGGGCGATCTCCTGATACAGGGCCGTCTGAGCCTCGGCCGGGATCTTCAGGTCCAGGGCCTCGACCGCCTTCCAGGCCTCATCGAGGCGGAAGACGTGACGCGCGGTCTCGAAGGCCGTGACCATGGCGGCGGTGTCGCACTCCGCCGCCGCGCGCAGGCGGTCGGGGAAGGTCGGCCCGGCCATGTTGACGATCTCGTTCGACAGGACGGTGGCGATGATGTCGCGACGCAGGCGGTGACCCTTCATGTCCTCTTCGAACTGGGCCAGCGGGGTCGGGAAGTAGTCGACCAGCATCCGCTCGAAGAAGGCGTCGTCCGGCGCCGCCGAGGCGACGATCTCGTCGAACAGCTCCAGCTTGGAATAGGCGGTCAGGACCGCCAACTCCGGCCGGGTCAGGGCCTGGCCCTGCAGCTTCATCTCGGCCATGCGCGCGTCGTCGGGCAGGTATTCGACCGCCCGGTTCAGCTTACCGATCGAGACCAGGTGCTGCATGAAGGCCTGCTGGGCGTCGAGCGCGTCGGCGCCCTCGGCCTGTTGCAGGGTCAGGGCCAGGGTCTGGTCGTAGTTGTGACGCAGGACGTTGTGCGCCACTTCGTCGGTCATCGACTTCAGCAGGGCGTTGCGGTCTTCGGCCTTCAGGTGGCCCGAGGCGATGGCGCCGCCCAGCAGGATCTTGATGTTCACCTCCTGGTCGGAGGAGTCCACGCCGGCCGAGTTGTCGATGGCGTCGGTGTTCAGACGCACGCCCGCGCGCGCCGCCTCGATGCGGCCCAGCTGGGTCATGCCCAGGTTGGCGCCTTCGCCGATGATCTGGGCGCGGATGTCGCCGCCGTTGACGCGAATGGCGTCGTTGGCCTTGTCGCCGACCTGCAGGTTGGTCTCGCCCGAACCCTTGATGTAGGTGCCGATGCCGCCGAAGTAGAGCAGTTCGGCGCGGGCCTTGAGGATGGCCTGCATCAGGGTGACCGGATCGACCGTGTCCGCCTCGATATCCAGCAGGTCCTTGATCTGCGGGGTCAGGGTGATCGACTTGGCCGAGCGCGAGAAGACGCCGCCGCCTTCCGAGATCAGGGTCTTGTCATAGTCCTGCCAGCTGGTGCGCGGGGTCTCGAACAGACGCTTGCGCTCTTCCCACGACGTGGCCGGATCCGGGTTCGGATCGATGAAGATGTCGCGGTGATCGAAGGCCGCCACCACCTTGGTCGCCTTGGACAGCAGCATGCCGTTGCCGAAGACGTCGCCGGACATGTCGCCCACACCGACCACGGTGAAGGGCTCGGTCTGGATATCCTTGCCGACTTCGCGGAAGTGGCGCTTGACCGCCTCCCAGGCGCCGCGCGCGGTGATGCCCATTTCCTTGTGGTCGTAACCGGCCGAACCACCGCTCGCGAAAGCGTCGTCCAGCCAGAAGCCGTAGGACTGGCTCACGCTGTTGGCGATGTCCGAGAAGGTCGCCGTGCCCTTGTCGGCGGCCACGACCAGATAGGGGTCGTCGCCTTCCCAGGCCACGACATTGGCCGGGCGCACCGGGGCGGCGTCGCCGACGATGTTGTCGGTGATGTCCAGCATGCCGGACAGGAAGGTCTTGTAGGCGCGGATGGCCTCGGCCTGCATTTCCTCGCGCGTGCCGCCGACCGGCAGCTGCTTGGGATAGAAGCCGCCCTTGGAGCCGACCGGGACGATGACCGAGTTCTTGACCTGCTGGGCCTTCACCAGGCCCAGGACCTCGGTGCGGAAGTCGTCGCGACGATCCGACCAGCGCAGGCCGCCGCGCGCCACCGGACCGAAGCGCAGGTGCGAACCCTCGATGTGCGGCGCCCAGACGAAGATCTCGCGGAACGGCTTGGGCAGGGGCAGGTCGGCCAGCTCCTGACCGGCGATCTTGATGGAGATGTGCGCCTTCGGATGACGCTCGGCGTCGAGCTGATAGAAGTTGGTGCGCTTGATCCCGTCGATCAGGGCCGCGATCCGGCGCAGGGCGCGGTCGTGATCCAGGCTCTTCACGTCCTGCAGCAGGGTCTCGATCTTGGCGTCGAGTTCGGCGACCGAAGCCTCGCGCTCGGCGACCGAACCGCCGTGGGCCGGATCGAACTTGGCCTTGAACAGCGACAGGATGGCGCGGGCCACGTCGGGATATTCGCGCAGGGCCGCTTCCTGCACCGCCTGCGACGGGTCCAGTCCGGTCTGCTGACGATAGCGGGCCAGGGTGCGGATCAGGGCCGCCTCGC
The nucleotide sequence above comes from Brevundimonas naejangsanensis. Encoded proteins:
- the tsaB gene encoding tRNA (adenosine(37)-N6)-threonylcarbamoyltransferase complex dimerization subunit type 1 TsaB translates to MKIMVIDTALGACAAGVFAGEPGALPPAPPQPLGVRVEVMAKGHQERLGGLARDAAAEAGGFDGIERIGVTVGPGSFTGLRVGLAFALGLGAALDRPVVGISTLDALAASVPADGLVAAVIDARRGQVYARLFRDGAPLGQAEALPRETARDRIRAEAGEAAPTLVGSGAAVLAEAFPELADAILHPLPAPAVEAIAALALAADPATAPPQPLYLRAPDATPPSRLPGQPRQPAA
- a CDS encoding NifU family protein, whose translation is MFIQTEATPNPNALKFLPGREVAPQGALEYRSIDAAAASPLAEALFELEGVEGVFFGADYVSVTRAPDGPGWGEMKAPILSVIMDHFVSGAPLVRAGETASDDAAEDTEIVAEIKGLLDSRIRPAVAQDGGDILFDHFDEATGVLRLRMRGACSGCPSSSATLKAGVEQMMRHYIPEVTSVEQVV
- a CDS encoding universal stress protein is translated as MPRKFLVVVDDSPELGAALAYASRRARSTGGHVVLLRALPGGSDEHWSGVRDEIRRQQREEAEALLTRLGERVAETSGAPPVYLIEEGDPQDAIRKAVAADPDIKILILAAGIGSRGPGPLVSAVIKQGGAFAGRKLPVTVVPGELTEAEIQDLA
- a CDS encoding helix-turn-helix transcriptional regulator, encoding MSGSSDDISQARALGEALAALRRERGLSQAEAGQRIGMTSQGWGLYEAGRRPGLFRPDVQRRLTGALDATPEALALHTPGAPPASSEPLAVKDVSARGRAFAAAPRLTRRLRLETDELAPWAAAGTVLEYVVGRWPRRGQGCVIQLDDGAFRVRLYDHADDVEVVVGGAGGLDRSERIPRAQVRSVSAITARLDEE
- the rimI gene encoding ribosomal protein S18-alanine N-acetyltransferase gives rise to the protein MSDPLFPPADPARLAAIHAEAFAAPWDAAALAELLASPGVFAVAEADGFILIRVVADEAEILTLAVRPSSRRAGLGRRLVEAAVVRAAALGAERMFLEVAEGNAAARALYARCGFVEMGRRRGYYSHTDGRREDALTLVLNFPR
- a CDS encoding helix-turn-helix domain-containing protein — protein: MSRRSCHIDQAVGLRIAARRSALGLSQTALARELGISFQQVQKYETGANRVSASRLHQAATALGCSVADFFPARPSSAAEVDLVHPVLTSAEGRGLAEAFARIADAGARRALTRVAQAMAGA